A single genomic interval of Deinococcus radiopugnans ATCC 19172 harbors:
- a CDS encoding Lrp/AsnC family transcriptional regulator codes for MTATTPAPETTLPTAREQLLNRIQKNIPIVQRPYRAIAEEVGLSEAEALDILREVKAEGVLRQVSAIFDTRTLGYQSSLVAAVHDEDQLDAGAEVVNGHPGVSHNYKRNHDFNLWYTIAVPPESDLEAHVQKLHELSGARLTRMMPTLHLFKIGVEFDMTGKEDWNAKSKPQYTSEQRNIGYEVTDLDRAFVTEFQKDLPVTEEPYADACAALGLSIDEVAAHAEKMKAAGALRRVSAVFRHQKAGFTFNAMGVWAVPQDDVAEVGRRMAEFKAVSHCYLRPTYPEWPYTIFTMVHGRSKEEAFGKIAAIEEEVAGGVPHDILYSTKEYKKVRLEFYKPEFYEWERANLG; via the coding sequence ATGACCGCCACCACGCCCGCCCCGGAAACCACGCTCCCCACGGCGCGTGAGCAGCTTCTCAACCGCATCCAGAAAAACATTCCCATCGTCCAGCGCCCCTACCGCGCCATTGCCGAGGAAGTAGGCCTGAGCGAGGCCGAGGCCCTGGACATTCTGCGTGAGGTCAAGGCGGAGGGCGTGCTGCGGCAGGTCAGCGCTATTTTCGACACGCGCACGCTGGGCTACCAGAGCAGCTTGGTGGCCGCCGTCCACGACGAGGATCAGCTGGACGCGGGTGCGGAAGTCGTGAACGGGCACCCCGGCGTCAGCCATAACTACAAGCGCAACCACGACTTCAACCTGTGGTACACGATTGCCGTGCCGCCCGAGAGCGATCTGGAAGCGCACGTCCAGAAGCTGCATGAGCTGAGCGGCGCCCGCCTGACCCGCATGATGCCCACGCTGCACCTGTTCAAGATCGGCGTGGAGTTCGACATGACCGGCAAGGAGGACTGGAACGCCAAATCAAAGCCCCAGTACACCTCCGAGCAGCGCAACATCGGCTACGAGGTCACGGATCTAGACCGCGCCTTCGTCACCGAATTCCAGAAAGACCTGCCGGTGACCGAAGAACCCTACGCCGACGCCTGCGCCGCGCTGGGCCTGAGCATCGATGAGGTGGCCGCCCACGCCGAGAAAATGAAGGCCGCCGGGGCGCTACGCCGGGTGTCCGCCGTGTTCCGCCACCAGAAGGCGGGCTTCACCTTCAACGCGATGGGCGTGTGGGCCGTGCCGCAGGACGACGTGGCCGAGGTGGGCCGCCGGATGGCTGAATTCAAGGCGGTGTCTCACTGCTACCTGCGCCCCACCTACCCGGAATGGCCCTACACCATCTTCACCATGGTGCATGGCCGCAGCAAGGAGGAGGCCTTCGGCAAGATCGCGGCCATCGAGGAAGAGGTGGCCGGCGGCGTGCCCCACGACATCCTGTACTCGACGAAGGAGTACAAGAAAGTGCGCCTGGAATTTTACAAGCCGGAGTTCTACGAGTGGGAGCGCGCCAACCTGGGCTGA
- a CDS encoding Lrp/AsnC family transcriptional regulator gives MVTAIVMVQADRQRVQETAEALAAIPAVREVYSVTGEWDIVAILKLAEYDQLDDVVTGHLRKVEGIARTQTMLAFRTYNDALLDQGFGVGLDEGRANRGS, from the coding sequence ATGGTAACGGCCATCGTGATGGTGCAGGCAGACCGCCAGCGCGTGCAGGAAACCGCCGAGGCGCTCGCGGCCATCCCCGCCGTGCGCGAGGTCTACAGCGTGACCGGCGAGTGGGACATCGTGGCGATCCTGAAACTGGCCGAGTATGACCAGCTCGACGACGTGGTGACCGGCCACCTGCGCAAGGTGGAGGGCATTGCCCGCACCCAGACCATGCTGGCCTTCCGCACCTACAACGACGCGCTGCTCGATCAGGGCTTCGGGGTGGGGCTGGACGAGGGCCGGGCGAACAGAGGCAGTTAG
- a CDS encoding M20 family metallopeptidase, translated as MTATQERTAVLREQLVAWRRHLHMNPEVGFHEHQTSAYIEAELKKMPGLTVTRPTETSVLAVLKGSQPGRTLLLRADIDALPITEENTFEFASKNEGVMHACGHDGHTAILLGVAKLLSENPGEVPGEVRMIFQHAEEIGPGGAEELVMDTGLMDGVDLVTGLHLNSQLPAGMVAVKPGPFMASPDMLELTIQGRGGHGAHPEEAVDPIAVGAQVVTNLQHIVSRGVAALEPLVISITSFHSGTTHNVIPDRATMLGTVRSFDPELRKRAPELIERVIKGVCEAHGATYELNYEFGYRALINTDWVAEQLKAIALETVGPDHFRDAKPTMGGEDFSAYLEKAPGAYFNVGSGSDEEDSRWPHHHPRFTIDEASLETGVKMLHAAALRLTLPA; from the coding sequence ATGACAGCAACCCAGGAGAGGACGGCGGTGCTGCGCGAGCAGCTCGTCGCGTGGCGGCGGCACCTGCACATGAACCCCGAGGTGGGCTTTCACGAGCACCAGACCTCGGCGTACATCGAGGCCGAGCTGAAGAAGATGCCCGGGCTGACGGTCACGCGGCCCACCGAAACCAGCGTGCTGGCGGTGCTGAAGGGCAGCCAGCCGGGGCGCACGCTGCTGCTGCGGGCCGACATCGACGCGCTGCCGATCACCGAGGAGAACACCTTCGAGTTCGCCTCCAAAAACGAGGGGGTCATGCACGCCTGCGGTCATGACGGTCACACCGCGATTCTGCTGGGTGTCGCCAAACTGCTGTCCGAGAATCCTGGCGAGGTGCCCGGCGAGGTTCGCATGATCTTCCAGCACGCCGAGGAAATCGGCCCCGGTGGTGCGGAGGAACTGGTGATGGATACCGGGCTGATGGACGGCGTGGATCTGGTGACGGGCCTGCACCTGAACAGCCAGTTGCCCGCCGGAATGGTGGCGGTCAAACCGGGGCCGTTCATGGCCTCGCCCGACATGCTGGAACTGACCATCCAGGGCCGGGGCGGGCACGGCGCGCACCCCGAAGAGGCGGTGGACCCCATCGCAGTGGGCGCGCAGGTGGTCACCAACCTGCAGCACATCGTCAGCCGGGGGGTGGCGGCGCTGGAGCCCCTCGTGATCAGCATCACCTCGTTCCACAGCGGCACCACCCACAACGTGATTCCAGACCGCGCCACGATGCTGGGCACCGTTCGCAGCTTTGACCCCGAGTTGCGAAAGCGTGCGCCGGAACTGATCGAACGGGTCATCAAGGGCGTGTGCGAGGCCCACGGCGCCACCTACGAGCTGAACTACGAGTTCGGCTACCGCGCCCTGATCAACACCGACTGGGTGGCCGAACAGCTCAAGGCCATCGCGCTGGAAACGGTGGGGCCGGATCACTTCCGCGACGCCAAACCAACGATGGGCGGCGAGGACTTCAGCGCCTATCTGGAAAAAGCCCCCGGCGCGTACTTCAACGTCGGCTCCGGCAGCGACGAAGAAGACAGCCGCTGGCCGCACCACCACCCGCGCTTCACCATCGACGAGGCCAGCCTGGAAACCGGCGTGAAAATGCTGCACGCCGCCGCGCTGCGCCTGACGCTGCCGGCATGA